CAGCAGCGTCACCACCAGCGGGATCAGCGCCAGCAGCGCGCCCAGCAGCGCCAGCACCGTCCACGAAAGGCGGAACCCACGCGCGCCGGTGGCATGAAAGGTGAGCCGTCGCACACCCAGCGGCAGAGCGGCTTCGGGCACTGCCGGACGGGGAGCCTGAGGGAGCGTCGTTGCCGGCGATGCGGGCGAGCGCGACGGAGCCGCGGGCAGCGTGACACCCAGGGCGCGTAGCCCGGCCAGCGCCAACGCGTTGCCGGGATCGAGCCGCAGCACGCGCTCCAGGTAGGTGCGTTTCCAATCGGCATCGGTGCTGGCCGCCGCCAGCCAGAGCCAGCCATCGACGCGCTCCGGCGCCGCCTCGGTCAGTTGCAACAACAAACGACGGGCTGTCTCCCGCTCGCCGGCGCGCAGCGCCGCCTTGGCCTGATCCAGCAGCGTGTCAGCCGTCATGGAAAAGCCTCCTCGACAGACGTTGGCCGACGTGTCTGCAGCACGCCGGCCGCCACCTGCACTTTAAGGTCGCCGGCGCGCCCGCGGCATGCCGCGACAGTCCTGTCGGCGCGCCGCCGTTCGCATCGTGGTCACCGGGACGGCGCGCACCACCTCAGGCGGGCGTGCAGGCCGAGGACGGCTCCGTTACCACTTCGAGCGCTTCCAGCCAGCAACGGACATCACGCAGGAGTTGCTTGAGGCGTTGCCGATCGGCAGGCGACCAGCCGGGGCACAACACCACGTCGGGACGCAGCGCCGCGCTGATCAGCGCGCGCAGCACCGGCGCTTCGGTGTGAGGATGCAACGGCAGGTAGGCGCTGCCGGTTCGCTGCCGCAAGCTGGCAGGCTCGAAGACCTCCGGCCAGGGCGGCGCGCCCAGCCGACTGATGATCGCCTCGCCCAGCTCCGGGTAGAAGGGCAGATCGGGCAGCCGACCGGCGCGGCGCACGGCTTTAAGCCAGGCCAGCATCACGCGCAGCGCCGCCAGCTCGTCGGCACTGAGAAACAGATCGCAACGTCGAACATCGTTCATCAACACCGTGGGCAGTTGCTGCAACACCTCGCGCGCGTGAGCCTGCTGTTCAGCAGAAGCCAGCGGCAGCGCGGTGAGCGTGTGCCAGGCCTGTTGCGCGGCGAGCGGAATGCGCGCACTGATGTCGGGAGTGGCTGCCATGCGCTGATCCTTCTCCGGGAATGCTCCTGCGGAGTGCTAAAGCAAATCGTGTGCCGGGAAGCTCCTCCGCTGCCGGCGGCGGTGTGGTATGCTTCCCCACCGTACAGCAACCCACTCTCACGAGGATAGAAGGATGCTGACGCGTACTGTTTGCCGGCTGATGATCGTGCTGATCGCGCTCGTCGGCTGTGGTCGCGGCGGCACGCGCGAGGCGGCAGCGACGATTACCGCCGCGGCGATCCCGCCCGCCTGGCAGCCACTGACGCTTGAGTCGCTCAGTCTGGCGCTGCCGCCCGGCTGGAGTGCGATCACGAGCGCGGAGGTCGATCTGGCACCGGCGGTCGAGGCGATGAGTCAGCACAACCCGCACCTGGCTGCGCTGCTGCGCGCGGGCGAGGAAGCGCTGCGCCAGGGTCAGATCGAGGTCATCGCCTATGACCTTGAAGCGGCCGCAGCGATGGGTCAGCCGCTACCGGCCAGCCTGCGCATCGGGACGCAGCCGTACAGCGCGGCTCCCGATCCGCAGCGTCTAGCCGAGGCCAACGTGCAGCAACTGCGTGCCACGCCCGGCTTCAGCAACATCGAGCACACCACGGTGCTGATCGGCGATGTGCCGGCAGCGCGGCTGCGCTCCACCCTGACGATCAGCGACACCGAGTACCAGCCGTTGACGCTGCTCAACGAGCAGTATCTGTTGGTTGGCGGCACCCAGGCGCACCTGCTCAGCTTTACGCTCGCGCCGAACAGCCAGCCGCACTACCGGCCGATCATCGACCAGATTCTGTCCACGCTGCGCCTGACGCCCTAGCCCGCCTGGCGCCAGGCGCACCAACCCACCCCAAAGGTCCCCCTACGCCATAGTACCAACGCGTACCGTTTCGCGCCATGTCTGCGTTTCTAGAGGTAACACCGCGCGCTTTGGCCAGACGCCGGTCCTAGGCATGCACCAGTACCAACGCCCGATGCGCGGTGCCGGACGACGATTATGCGCCATCGCTGCCGGCTACTGCTCGCGCTGCTGATGAGCCTGCCCCTGGCGTCAGGCAAGGTTCATGCTCAATCCGACGCCCTTGCGACGATCGCTGCATCGCTCAACCACTTCTGGGCGGCGACCTTTGCCGAGCGCCAGTGGGCCTATCAGCCACCCGCCGCGGTGCTGCTGGTGGAAGATGGCCAGCCGATGCCCTGCGGCGCGCTGACGGTTGCCGCCAACACCGGCCCCTTTTATTGCGTCACCACCCGCACGATTGTGATCGAGCATGCCTTTCTGTCCCCGGCGCTCGACGCTTTCGGGCCGATGGTGGTGATCACGGCAGTGGCCCATGAATGGGGCCACCATGTGCAGATCCTGCGCGGCATCACCGCAACCACCCATAGCCGCCGCGAGCGTGAGCTGCAGGCGGATTGCTTTGCCGGCGCCTTTCTCGAGGCGGAATATCAACGGCAGCGCCTGCAGGCCGACGATCTGCGCCAGGCGCGCCGCTTTCTGGCCAGCATTGGCGCGCGGCATCCCGGCGCTGCGACGGATATGTCGGCGCATGGCACGCCCGGCCAACGCATGGCAGCCTTTGATCAGGGCGTGCGCACGGGCGTGAACGGCTGCCGTCTCGCCTCAAGCACGGCGGTGCGGACCGGCGACCCAACCGTCATGCCGCTGGAAGCGCGCGGGCAGCGCGCGGTCACCCAGCTTGCAACGGCGCTACCCGGCCTTCTGGGGCGCGCCTCAGACCCACACCGCCAGCAGAAACAGGCCGATCATCACCAGACAGATCAGCACCTCGACCAGCGCGGAGAGCAGCGAACCGATCAACCAGCCGCCGCCGGCGCGCAGCACCCGCCGCCAATCGCGGTGGCGCGAGAACTCCACCAGCGCCAGCGCCAGCAGCGCGCCCAGGATCGCGCCGGGCAGACTGAAGATCAGCAGGCCGATCACACCCCCGACCAGGCTGGCCAGCGTCCCGCCGAGCGATGCGCCGCCGGTACGCGCCCCGAAATAGCTCATCCACAGATCGGTCGTACCACCCAGGACCGCCAGCGCCAGCAACAACAGCAGGCTGGGCCAGCCCACCACCGTCCAGCCGGTCTGCCAGGCGTAGTACAGCGCCCCCAGCCAGACCAGCGCTGGTCCCGGCAGCGCCGGCACCAGCGCGCCAATGGTGCCAACGATCATGATCAACAGCGCGATGGCCAGTGGCCCATCCATGCCTGCGTCTCCTCATGCGCCGTGCTCCGGCGGCAGCGGCCCCGCTGGCGCGACCGTGCGGCTGGTTTCCAGCATGCGCTCGGCACGCGGCAGGTAGTAGGCGCCCGCCGAGCGCCGCGGAAAGACATGCTCGCTCACCGGCACGAAGCGCCCGACCTCGCGCAGATACATCCGCTGCGAGATGCGAATCACCTGATCTTCGATCTCGATCACGTTGAAGGAGTTCTTCCCGCGCATCCAGCGGCGACCACGCGTCGAGGTTGCTGTGCCACTCTGGGCGATGATCGTGCCTGCCTTGAGATGCGCCGTCACGTCCAGCGTGTTGCCGATGAACGACACATGAATATGGCCGCACAGTACCAACTCCACCGCGGCGCGATCCATCACCTCGACGGCCAACTCCGCGTTGACGATCGCGCGCTTGGCGCGATCGCCGGGTGGCTGAAGCAGATGGTGGTGCATCACCACCACCTTGCAGGCGTTGGGTGGAAACCGGCTTAGCGTGGTTTCGAGCCAGGCCAGTTGCCGGCGCGTCAGCTTGCCGCCCTCGATCGTGAAGGAGCGTGCCGTGTTGAGGCCCACCACCACCAGGCCGTCGCAGCTCCAGATCGGGTTGAGTACCGGCGAAATATATTTTTGAAAGCGCGCCGTGGGCCATAGGTAGCGCGCCACCTGGTTGTACTGCGGCACATCGTGATTGCCCATCACTACCAAGCGCGGCTGAGGCAGCCGTTCGAGATAGGCGCGGGCCGCCAACCACTGCGCGCGGACATCAGCACGCATCACCAGATCACCGGCGACAACGACGAGATCGGGCCGCAGGTCGTGCGCTTCCTGGAGCACCAGCTCGCCGCGCTCCCGGTCAAAGGCAGGGCCGAAATGCAGATCCGAAAGCTGCAGGATCACGCGCCGCATTTAGGACTGCTCCTCCCGGCGCTCGGCGGGCGCGAACGAGCGCCCACGCGCCAGGGCGATCAGCTCGCGCAGCACCGCCACCGCACCGCCAGCCATCACCAGCAGCAGCAGCCACTTCAGTACCGCAACCAGAACCGCTTCCATTCCGTGCAACTCCATGCTGCCTCACTTTCCAGGGCCGAGAACGCCGGGGCGCTGTCCCGTCATCTTCGGCGCTGATTGTAGCACACCCATGTGTCGTGGGCGCCACCACCATCGACGTTATGTCAATAAAACTTGACAAACGCTGTGCTTTCCGGTACGCTACTCGCGGTTGGGGAGTAGCCTGCCGGCCCACGCCGGTGTACCGATCGTCAAGACAGTGTGATCACACTCGGTCGGTACCAGCAAGCTGATGCGCTGTGGCGAGACCACCACGACGTTCGACGCCGTGGGGGTCTCGTCTTTCTTGTCCCTACGGCCTAGGCGATACACACGTATCAAGGAGAACTGGGCCTGTGTTGGATGCAGCACATCTCGGCTTGTGGATCGGCTTCGGCATCGCCGTGATCGGCATGCTGACGCTGGATTTGGGCGTCTTCCACCGCCAGGCGCACACCGTCTCGCTCAAGGAGGCGGCGATCTGGAGCGCGGTCTGGATTGCCCTGGCGCTCGTCTTCAACGTCTTCGTCTGGATCTTTCTGGGCCAGCAGGCCGCGCTGGAGTTTCTGACCGGCTATCTGATCGAGAAGTCGCTCAGCGTTGACAACATCTTTGTCTTCGTGCTGATCTTCTCGTATTTCAGCGTGCCGTCCAAGTACCAGCACCGCGTGCTGTTCTGGGGCATCATCGGCGCGATCGTGATGCGCGCCATTCTGATCCTGCTGGGAGTTGAGCTGATCGAGCGCTTCCACTGGATCATCTATATTTTCGGCGCGTTCCTGATCTTCACCGGCGCGCGCATGGCCTTCCACAAGGATGACCAGGAGCTGCACCCCGAAGACAACCCGCTGATCAAGCTCTTTCGGCGCTTCATGCCGGTGGTGCCGGAATACCACGGCCAGAAGTTCTTTGTGCGCCACGCGGGCAAGCTAGCGGCTACGCCGCTCTTCATCGTGCTGTTAATGGTGGAGAGCACCGACCTGATCTTCGCCGTCGACTCGATCCCGGCGATTCTGGGCATCTCGCGCGACCCATTCATCGTCTTCACCTCGAACATCTTCGCGATCCTGGGGCTGCGCGCGCTGTACTTCCTGCTGGCGGGCGTCGTGGAGAAGTTCCGCTACCTCAAGTACGGGCTGTCGGCGGTGCTGGTGTTTATCGGCTTCAAGATGGTGATCGAAGGCTTCTACAAGATCCCGGTCACCTGGTCGCTGGGCGTGGTCGCCACAGTCCTGACGATCTCGATCGCGGCCTCGCTGTGGCAAGCGCGCCGTGAGGAGCAGGCCGCGCAGACGGCGCAGCGCTCCTCGATCCACCCGGCGCAGCAGTAAGCGCCGTTCATGGTGTCATGCCGACGGGCCGCTTGGGAGGCGGCCCGTTGGTGTGCCGTAGGGGGCGCAGGCCGCATCATAACTCCTCGCCGCTTCCGCTGCGCTGCCGGTAGAGCGCCGCCTTCTGCTCCAGAAAGGCCCGTGCGCCGCAGGCGTCGGCGTAGGCCGCGGCATGGCGCGCCAGGGGCGAGTCCTGGCCCTGACAGTAGGCCCGCACTGCCGGCAGCAGCGCAGCAACCGCCGCGCGCAGCTCCGGCTTGATGCGCGCATCGGGGCGCAGCAGCAGCAGACACGCACCATACAGCACGGCGCGCTCGGCCTCGCGGCGCAGTTGATCGGGGGTGGCGCCGACGCGACAGGCCGGCACCAGCGGCGACTCAGGCACCTCCACACCCGCCTCCTACATGTTTCCAGCGGAGAGCATACCACAGCAGCGCGCCACTGCGCATGGAGCGCAAGTGGCGCGGCAGCCGGTGCTCGCCGGCCCTAGACGGTGCGCTGACGCGCGTGGACGCCCTCGGCGAACTCCTCGATCATCTTACGATTGAAGGCCGGAATGTCGTTGGGATTGCGGCTGGTGACCAGGCCCTGATCGACAACGACCTCCTGATCGACCCAGCGCGCGCCGGCGTTCTTGAGATCGGTCTTGAGCGAGGGCCACGAGGTCACGGTACGTCCGCGCACCACATCGGCCTCGACCAGCAGCCAGGGCCCGTGGCAGATCGCAGCGACCGGCTTGCCGGCTTCGAAGAAGGCGCGTACAAAGCGCACGGCGCGCTCATCGGTGCGGAGCTGATCGGGGTTGGCGACGCCGCCCGGCAGCAGCAGCGCATCGTAGTCCTCCGGACGCGCCTGATCGAGCGGCACATCCACCGGGAAGGTATCGCCTTTGTCGAAGTGCTGCCAGGCCTGGACCTGTTCGCGCTCCGGCGAGATGATGAAGGTCTGCGCGCCGGCCTGTTCCAAGGCCTGCTTCGGTTCGGTCAGCTCTACCTGCTCGAAGCCGTTGGTGACCAGAATGGCGACCTTTTTACCGTTCAGGTTGCGTTCCATGGTCTCCTCTCCTTGTGCCCGCTGCATCTGCACGCGGGCGCTGTGTTACACTACGCCGCGGGAGGCAGCAACAAGCGTACCATGCCCGACGCGTCCAAACCGCTGATTCAGCTCGATGTGTATCAGGGGCCGCTCGATCTGCTGCTGAGCCTGATCGAGCAGCAGCGCCTGGACATCACCGCCATCTCGCTGGCGCAGGTGGCCGATCAGTATCTGCAGGCCGTCGCCCGGCTCGACGCACCCGATCCGGACGCGCTGGCCGAGTTTCTGGTGATCGGCGCCAAGCTGCTGGTGATCAAAACGCGCGCGCTGCTGCCACGTCCGCCCGCCGAACTGGCGCCGCACGAAGAAGAAGATGTTGGCGACCAACTGGCCCGCCAGCTGGCGGCCTACAAATGCTTCAAGGAGGCCGCCGCCTGGCTACGCCAGCACGAAGGACGCCGCAGCCACACCCGCCTGGCCGCGCCGCCGTTGCCGCCACCCGCGCCGTTGCCGCCGCTGCAGGTTGGCCTGACCGAGCTGCTCGCCGCCGTGCAACGCCGCCTGCAACTGCTGCTGCCGCTGGAGCCGGAGCCGGTCAGTCTGCCTGTGCCCAAGATCATCACCATTGCTGAAGTGCGCGCGCGGCTCGTCGCCGCGCTCCAGCGCCACGCCTGGATCAGCTTCGAAGACCTGCTCGGCCTGACCCTCACGCGCAACGAGGTCATCGTCACGCTGTGGACCGTGCTGGAACTGTTCAAACGCCAGGCGATCGTGCTGGAGCAGGAGCGGCGCTTTGGTCCGATCGCCATCGGACGCGGGCCCGCCTTTGACGCCGCCGCGCACGCAACGCTGCCTGAGGACTAGCGGCGACTCCGCCGCACGTCGGCATGTGCTATACTACGGGCGCCGCGCCCATTGGGGCGAGGGTTTTGTGTTGGCATCGACAGCCACAGGTGAGAGCGTATGCATCATCGGCTCGCGCGGCTGCGCGAACGCCTGGCCGCCGACAAGCTAGACGGCATGTTGATCAGTGCCGCGCCCAATCGGCGCTACCTCAGCGGCTTTAGCGGTTCGGCGGGCACGCTGCTGGTCACGGCCGAACGCGCGCTGTTGCTTTCCGACTTCCGCTATCAGACCCAGGCAGCGCAAGAAGCGCCGGACTGGGAGTTTCGGCTGCTGACCACCACGGCGCCGCTGCCCAAGCAGTTGCCCGCGCTGCTGCGCGAGCTGGGCCTGCACCGGTTGGGCTTTGAAGCCGCGCATGTGAGTGTCGCCGAGTTCGAGGCCTGGCGCACAGCGCTGGACGAAGCGCAGCTTGAGGTGACCTGGCAGCCGACGCAAGGACTGGTCGAAACGCTGCGCCAGGTCAAGGACGAGGCCGAGATCGCCACCTTGCGGCGCGCGATCGCGATCACCGATGCGGCCTTTGCGGCGGTCCGTCCACGGCTGCGCCCCGAGATGCGCGAGCGCGAGGTGGCCTGGGAGCTGGAAAAAGCGCTGCGCGAGCGCGGCGCCGAGGGGATTGCCTTTGAGATCATCGTTGCCGCCGGTCCCAACGGCGCGCAGCCCCACGCCCGGCCCGGCGACGAACCGCTGGGCGTGGGCCGGCCGATCGTGATCGACTTCGGCGCGCGCGTCGCCGGCTACCACGCCGACATGACGCGCACGGTGATCCTGGGCGAGGCCGACGAGCGCTTCTGGACGATCTACAACACCGTGCTGGCGGCGCAACGCGCGGCCGCCGAGGGCATCCGCCCCGGCATGACCGGCCGCGAGGCCGACGCGCTGGCGCGCGATGTCATCAGCGCTGCCGGCTATGGCGCGTGCTTCGGCCACAGCCTGGGACATGGCGTCGGCCTGGAGATTCACGAAGGGCCGCGCCTGTCGCAGGCCAGCGACGACCAGCTGCCGGTTGGTGCGGTCTTTTCGATCGAACCCGGCATCTACCTGCCGGACTGGGGCGGTGTGCGCATCGAAGACCTGACGCTGCTCACCGAGCAGGGGCCATTGACCCTGACACAGAGCGACAAGCAACCGTTGATCGAACTCTAAGCCTCATACAAGGAGTTTTAATTCCATGCCAGTGGTTGACACCGGATCGATGAAGAAGGGCATCACCATCATCTTCGATGGCGAGCTCTACAAAGTGCTGGAGCACGAGCACAACAAGCAGGGCCGTGGCAGCGCCAACGTGCGCCTGACGTTGCGTAATGTGCGCACCGGCGCGATCATCACCAAGACGGTGATGGCCGGCGAGCGCTTCGAGCAGGCTATTCTGGAGACCAAGAAGGTCCAGTTCCTGTACCGCGACGGCGATGATTTCCATTTCATGGACCAGGAGACCTTTGAGCAGCCGGTGGTGCATGCCGACATCATCGGCGACGCGGCCAAGTACATGAAGGAAGGCCTGGAAATGGAACTGCTCTTCTACGGCGATGAGCCGCTGGATGTGGCGCTGCCCACCGCCGTGGAGCTGACCGTGACCGATACCGAACCGAACTACCGCGGCGATACCGCCAGCGGCGGCAAGCCCGCGACGCTGGAGACCGGTGCGGTGACGACGGTGCCGTTCTTTATCAACCGAGGCGATGTGATCCGCGTCGATACGCGGACAGGCGAGTATATCGAGCGCGTCAGCTAGCGCCGCGTCGATGTTGGAGCTGGGCAACCATGGCTGAACACGAAGCGGAACAGCAACCCACCACCGTCTTCCCGCTCGACGAGGTGCGCGAGCTGATCGCGCTGATGAAAGCTTCGGACATTGCCGAAGTGCTGATCAAGCGCGGCGACGACGAGATTCAGATCCGGCGCACGAGCGCCACCCCCGCGCCGACGGTAGTCGCCGTGCCGGGTGCACCCACGCCGGTCGCCTATCCCGCGCCGACAGCGCCGGCGCCGCTGCCGGCGGGCGCGCCCGAAGCCACGTCCGGCGCCGCGCCCGCCGAGGAAGCAACGAGCACCGGCATAACGGTGACGGCGCCGATGGTTGGCACCTTCTACACCGCGCCCTCGCCCAAAGAGCCGCCCTATGTGCAAGTCGGCGACGAGGTGCGCCCCGGCGACGTGCTCGGGATCATCGAAGCGATGAAGATCATGAACGAGATCGAGTGCGAGACGCACGGTCGCGTAGCGCGCATCCTGGTGCAGAATGGCCAACCGGTCGAGTACGGCCAGCCGCTGATGGTGATCGAGCCGTTCTAGGCCAGCGCCGACCAAGGCACAACCCACGCTGCGCGGCGCGCGGCTCGATCGCCGCGCGCCGCACCTGATCCCGGCGCCACGGCGCGACAGCGAACGCAAAGCCATGAACATCTTCTCCGTCGCCGAGCTCGGCGAGTATCTCAGCGCCACTCTGGCCGCCGACGCGATCCTCAACGACATCTGGGTCGAGGGCGAGGTTGCCAACTGGAGCCGGCCCGCGTCCGGGCATTGCTACTGGACGCTGCGCCAGGGTGACGCTCAGATTCAGGCGGTCTGCTGGCGGCAGATCGCGCTGCGCCAGCCACGCCTGCCGAGCAACGGCGAGCAGGTGCTGGTGCATGGCCGGGTTGACTTCTGGCCGGGCAGCGGCAAGCTCCAACTCTACGTCGATCTGATTCGGCCGGCGGGTATCGGCCTGCTCCACGCGCAGGTCGAAGCGCTCAAGCAGCGCCTGGAGAGCGAAGGGCTGTTTGACGCGGCGCGCAAGCGCACGATCCCGCCCTTTCCACGGCGCATCGGCATTGTGACCTCGCCCACCGGCGCGGCGCTGCACGATATGCTCAGCGTCTTGCGCCAGCGCTGGCCGCTATGCGAGGTGATCCTGGCGCCGGCGCAGGTCCAGGGCGAGGGCGCGCCCGCCGAGCTGATCGAAGCGCTCTACACGCTCTACGCCCTGCCGCTGGATCTGATCATTGTGGCGCGCGGCGGCGGCTCGATCGAGGATCTGTGGGCCTTCAACGATGAGGGCGTCGCCCGCGCGATCTACGCCAGTCCCGTGCCGGTGATTACCGGCGTGGGCCACGAAACCGACACAACCGTAGTGGACTACGTGGCCGATCTGCGCGCGCCCACACCCTCGATGGCGGCAGCCTACGCCACGCCCCACCGCCGCGAGCTGCAGCAGGCGCTCCAGGGCCTGGCCCAGACGCTGACGGCGGCCATGCAACGCCGCCTGGCCCATGCGCGCGGCGAGCTGGAGCATGCCGCCCGTCACCTGCAGCGCCTGTCGCCGGCAGCGCACCTGGCGCATGAACGCGCCGCGCTGCACAGCCAGCACGCACGGCTGATGCGCGCAACCCATGCCACACTCCAGCTGGCCCGTCTGCGCCTGGAGACGCTGCGCCTGCGGCTGGAAGCCCTCAATCCACAGGCGACCCTGGCGCGCGGCTATGCGATTGTGCAGCGCAGCGATGGTCGGCTTGCGCTCGATCCGGCGGAGCTGGCCGATGGCGAGCGGCTAACCATCACGCTGCGCGACGGCCGCCTGACGGCGCGCGTAACGCGCGATGAGTCGCGCGCGGCA
The sequence above is a segment of the Kallotenue papyrolyticum genome. Coding sequences within it:
- a CDS encoding metallophosphoesterase family protein, producing the protein MRRVILQLSDLHFGPAFDRERGELVLQEAHDLRPDLVVVAGDLVMRADVRAQWLAARAYLERLPQPRLVVMGNHDVPQYNQVARYLWPTARFQKYISPVLNPIWSCDGLVVVGLNTARSFTIEGGKLTRRQLAWLETTLSRFPPNACKVVVMHHHLLQPPGDRAKRAIVNAELAVEVMDRAAVELVLCGHIHVSFIGNTLDVTAHLKAGTIIAQSGTATSTRGRRWMRGKNSFNVIEIEDQVIRISQRMYLREVGRFVPVSEHVFPRRSAGAYYLPRAERMLETSRTVAPAGPLPPEHGA
- a CDS encoding aminopeptidase P family protein, translating into MHHRLARLRERLAADKLDGMLISAAPNRRYLSGFSGSAGTLLVTAERALLLSDFRYQTQAAQEAPDWEFRLLTTTAPLPKQLPALLRELGLHRLGFEAAHVSVAEFEAWRTALDEAQLEVTWQPTQGLVETLRQVKDEAEIATLRRAIAITDAAFAAVRPRLRPEMREREVAWELEKALRERGAEGIAFEIIVAAGPNGAQPHARPGDEPLGVGRPIVIDFGARVAGYHADMTRTVILGEADERFWTIYNTVLAAQRAAAEGIRPGMTGREADALARDVISAAGYGACFGHSLGHGVGLEIHEGPRLSQASDDQLPVGAVFSIEPGIYLPDWGGVRIEDLTLLTEQGPLTLTQSDKQPLIEL
- a CDS encoding DUF456 domain-containing protein — its product is MDGPLAIALLIMIVGTIGALVPALPGPALVWLGALYYAWQTGWTVVGWPSLLLLLALAVLGGTTDLWMSYFGARTGGASLGGTLASLVGGVIGLLIFSLPGAILGALLALALVEFSRHRDWRRVLRAGGGWLIGSLLSALVEVLICLVMIGLFLLAVWV
- a CDS encoding type 1 glutamine amidotransferase domain-containing protein yields the protein MERNLNGKKVAILVTNGFEQVELTEPKQALEQAGAQTFIISPEREQVQAWQHFDKGDTFPVDVPLDQARPEDYDALLLPGGVANPDQLRTDERAVRFVRAFFEAGKPVAAICHGPWLLVEADVVRGRTVTSWPSLKTDLKNAGARWVDQEVVVDQGLVTSRNPNDIPAFNRKMIEEFAEGVHARQRTV
- the efp gene encoding elongation factor P; translated protein: MPVVDTGSMKKGITIIFDGELYKVLEHEHNKQGRGSANVRLTLRNVRTGAIITKTVMAGERFEQAILETKKVQFLYRDGDDFHFMDQETFEQPVVHADIIGDAAKYMKEGLEMELLFYGDEPLDVALPTAVELTVTDTEPNYRGDTASGGKPATLETGAVTTVPFFINRGDVIRVDTRTGEYIERVS
- a CDS encoding TerC family protein, which produces MLDAAHLGLWIGFGIAVIGMLTLDLGVFHRQAHTVSLKEAAIWSAVWIALALVFNVFVWIFLGQQAALEFLTGYLIEKSLSVDNIFVFVLIFSYFSVPSKYQHRVLFWGIIGAIVMRAILILLGVELIERFHWIIYIFGAFLIFTGARMAFHKDDQELHPEDNPLIKLFRRFMPVVPEYHGQKFFVRHAGKLAATPLFIVLLMVESTDLIFAVDSIPAILGISRDPFIVFTSNIFAILGLRALYFLLAGVVEKFRYLKYGLSAVLVFIGFKMVIEGFYKIPVTWSLGVVATVLTISIAASLWQARREEQAAQTAQRSSIHPAQQ
- the accB gene encoding acetyl-CoA carboxylase biotin carboxyl carrier protein, giving the protein MAEHEAEQQPTTVFPLDEVRELIALMKASDIAEVLIKRGDDEIQIRRTSATPAPTVVAVPGAPTPVAYPAPTAPAPLPAGAPEATSGAAPAEEATSTGITVTAPMVGTFYTAPSPKEPPYVQVGDEVRPGDVLGIIEAMKIMNEIECETHGRVARILVQNGQPVEYGQPLMVIEPF
- a CDS encoding segregation and condensation protein A, whose translation is MPDASKPLIQLDVYQGPLDLLLSLIEQQRLDITAISLAQVADQYLQAVARLDAPDPDALAEFLVIGAKLLVIKTRALLPRPPAELAPHEEEDVGDQLARQLAAYKCFKEAAAWLRQHEGRRSHTRLAAPPLPPPAPLPPLQVGLTELLAAVQRRLQLLLPLEPEPVSLPVPKIITIAEVRARLVAALQRHAWISFEDLLGLTLTRNEVIVTLWTVLELFKRQAIVLEQERRFGPIAIGRGPAFDAAAHATLPED
- the xseA gene encoding exodeoxyribonuclease VII large subunit — its product is MNIFSVAELGEYLSATLAADAILNDIWVEGEVANWSRPASGHCYWTLRQGDAQIQAVCWRQIALRQPRLPSNGEQVLVHGRVDFWPGSGKLQLYVDLIRPAGIGLLHAQVEALKQRLESEGLFDAARKRTIPPFPRRIGIVTSPTGAALHDMLSVLRQRWPLCEVILAPAQVQGEGAPAELIEALYTLYALPLDLIIVARGGGSIEDLWAFNDEGVARAIYASPVPVITGVGHETDTTVVDYVADLRAPTPSMAAAYATPHRRELQQALQGLAQTLTAAMQRRLAHARGELEHAARHLQRLSPAAHLAHERAALHSQHARLMRATHATLQLARLRLETLRLRLEALNPQATLARGYAIVQRSDGRLALDPAELADGERLTITLRDGRLTARVTRDESRAAAP